Genomic window (Tribolium castaneum strain GA2 chromosome 2, icTriCast1.1, whole genome shotgun sequence):
agacattaaaatgtaaagcacagaaaaatattcttctctTCCTTCCAGCGATGAAAGTATCAGATAGAAAAGAAACAGATATGCAAGTGTAAAAAGCGTGTTGGAGTAATTTTCGACTTTCGTATTAAGAGGATTTTTTCGTTTGCTTAAGTTAAGTATTAGATTAAGTAACAATTGTTTCTACGTGCTCAAGTAAGGATAAaatcataataattataattacgtatccaaattattttaacaaatattagAATGGttctacagggtgagtcaatagtgagTTATTTCTGACATGTTTCAGATGCATCccaaaatactaattgtacttaCCATGTGAATActtcgtttgatttttaaaataattataaaatcaactttgtttctttttAAAGAGTtcacaataatattttagaaaaaacatttaagaCAAAGTTGATAATACCTAAGTCAGTGTAATCgtggattaattttgaaattttttaacaattaccGATTTGGTCCGCTAGAATTAGTATTATtcgtattattattgatggttgcataaaaaaaatcagaaataacccactatacCATTGACTTAGCCTGTACAATTCctgataaaataattacaataatttttgttcaaaacatCACTTAAGCATCCTTGGTGTTATAATAATATCAGAAATCATAAAATGGCGGTTAATTAGTATACAGTGGAATCCGCCTATAAGGAACTTCCAGAtattacaaactaaatttgacttaaaacacattaaaatttaaagcacaGATAAATATTTGTCTCTTCGTTTCAGCTTAAGTTAAGTAATAGCTTAAGTAACAGTTGTTTCTAAGTGCTCAAATAAGGATAAAATCATTATACTTGTATGTACGTATCcaagttattttaacaaattttagaaTGTTTCTACAGAGTGAGTCAATAGAgggttatttctgacatgTTTCAGATTCAACAAAAAGTACTAATTGTACTTACCGTGTGGATActtcgtttgatttttaaaataataaaacaaacaactttgttttttttttcaaaaaaataatccacaataaaattttagaaaaaactgtcaagacaAAGTTGATGATACTCAAGTTAGTATAATCGTGGATTAATTGTGagtttttttaacgattaccgATCTGGTCAGCTATTGTTCATTGGTTgcatataaaatataaatcagAAATAATCCACtaatgactcaccctgtacaattccttataatattttttgctcaaaacatCACTTAAGCATCCTTGGTGCTATAATAATATcagaaatgataaaatatcGATTAATTAATATACAGTGGAGTCCGCTTGTAGCAAACTTCCAGAtataacaaactaaatttgacttaaaagacattaaaatgtaaagcacagaaaaatattcttctctTCCTTCCAGCGATAAAAGTATCATGAAAGTATCAGATAGAAAAGAAACAGATATGCAAGTGTAAAAAGCGTGTTGGAGTAATTTTCGACTTTCGTATTAAGACGATTTTTTCGGTTGCTTAAGTATTAGATTAAGTAACAATTGTTTCTACGTGCTCAAGTAAGGATAAaatcataataattataattacgtatccaaattattttaacaaatattagAATGTttctacagggtgagtcaatagtgagTTATTTCTGCCATGTTTCAGATGCATCccaaaatactaattgtacttaCCATGTGAATActtcgtttgatttttaaaataattataaaatcaactttgtttctttttAAAGAGTtcacaataatattttagaaaaaacatttaagaCAAAGTTGATAATACCTAAGTGAGTGTAATCgtggattaattttgaaattttttaatgattaccGATGTTGGTCAGCtattcgtattattattattggttgcatataaAAGATATCGGAAATAACctactattgactcaccctgtacaattccttataaataattacaataatttttgttcaaaacatCACTTAAGCATCCTTGGTGTTATAATAATATCAGAAATCATAAAATGGCGGTTAATTAACATACAGTGGAGTCCGCTTGTAACGGACTTCCAAATATTACAAACTGAATTTGActtaaaacacattaaaattttaagcacaCCAAAATATTTGTCACATCGTTCCAGCAATGGGGGTATATAGTAGAAAAGAAACAGATATGCTAGTGTAAAAACTGTGTTGTAGTAACTTTCGACTATAGACCAATTTTCCGTTTGCTTAAGTTAAATATTAGATTAAGTAACAATTGTTTCTTCGTGCTTAAATAAGGGTAAaatcataataattataattacctTTGCAAgctattttaacaaatttcagaatgtttatacagggtgagtcaatagtttgttatttctgacatgtcctcagatgcaaccaaaaatactaattggaCTTACCACGTAAATACTTCGtgtgatttttaaaacaataatgataTAAACCtcctttttcaaaaaaattgttcataattttaaaatgacatttgtgcccttgaaaaatttttgacggaaaaaaattgtttttggttgTTTAGGGCAGAGATGTAATTAAAGTTTATACGTTAAGCgacgttttgattttaattaaatcatcatcagGCTGCACTATTGATAGGTCTTGCTTGAAGATGATATTTCTTTAGTTCCTAatgaaatttaatcaaaaactgTCAAGACAAAATTGACAATACTCAAGTCAATGTAATCGTGGATTagttttgaaattgtttaatgATTACTGATCTGGTCAGCGGAATCagtattatttgtattattattggtTGGATAtacactattgactcaccctgtacaattccttataaattaattatatatattatttttgttgtttaattatACTTTTAATATATGTTGAAAAGTTACACTGTAGGTAAAGTCTGTATCTCTACAATCAGGATGAGAAACTCAAcgaacaattttattataatcaaCATTTTCTGATGTTTggacataaaattttaatatttattaatttatttatttttgtaaaaatcaaaacctataaaattagtattaaaaataaaaattaagctaCTGTCAAACTTCAACTGTAAATTTAAGTCTAGAATGAATTgtattaaagaataataaacatatctaaaataaatagtaatataaaaaatattgtaaaaacagTAGTCCGCTGCTCATATAAAcgacaataaattagaaacaatCTTAAgcatttaaaaagaaaaaaaagttactgTAATACATATAATTTTGCCattcctactgactgcgccaattaaattttttaaaacaaaattcggttAAATCTTATAATAACACAATGTActaaattactaaatttactAAATACCAAAAATTGTATTGCATCTTCACTGTACAGGGCGCTGCATTTTGGATATCCGAATAGGGAATCTCCGAAACTAGGagatttagagaaaaacgagtgacacattcatgggtccgttttttgagagaataattttggtcaaaaccgcatttcgctatcgtcttttgttttcgacataatcaaaaattgacattttagtgaaatattaaaaaatttatatcttccatattataaaagatacacatttgaaacacagACATTATagaggcacttttttacagagaattttataatgttatcagcgattttttttaatcatttgtttagctgtaataacataaagttgtaattttttaaatcagaatcatagttggctatgacatttgcgaaaagcttatttttttctgaactcaaaacaatataaatacagcgtgctcaaaaactggcgcaccaactcaatggtgtgtggtagagaactggttacatataaaagtaaaaatagtaaaaaaattctttgtattaaagttattgataaataacggattttagataaatgatatgtggcaacgttgtctaacagtcatgatcgcaacaGAATTGTCCAGCGCAGCCTCATCCTCAAGATAACTTACAGGTAGTTTCACTTGTATCTAGGAATGAccacaaattttaaagaacTCTGTGTTACCGACTCCTACTGGGCTCTATCCAATCCTCTGCTGCTAATGTCATTCGTTTCCTTGTGCTTGGAAATTGACCACGCGTTGCTAATTTTCGTTCGGTTTCCCCTTATAAAAGGTAAAATATCGTTCAATTTCTTACTCTCCTAATTGCTTTAGGTCTATTTTTACAGTCATAGACATTAGGTTGCAGTAAGTACTCGGTTTATAGATATAGGTACTGGAAAAATTTGGAGGTTAGATCACGTTATGCAATCATAGTGTGAAAATGGGAAAATCGCACAGATCTTCCTCTCGATCTAGTTCTGTCTCCAGCACGGACGCTCATAGACGAAGCCATCGAGACAAATCCGACCTCGAAAGGCGTTTACGCCATTTGGAACGGAAAGTCCGCAAATCTCGTCACGCCCGGAAACATCACACCAGGCGTAGTCGTTCCACATCTCTTTCTCCACGTCATACACATGAACGTGGGGAAAGAACAAGTCCTCTTCACAGCAGCAAGGAGTCAGAAGGGTTTGATCGCGGCACATTTTCTCGATGCCCGACCCCTATTTCTCTGCCAACCAACGGTGGCGAGCCTGATGTACTTGTTTGCTTGGAACCCGACCTCGAAAAAGAGGTTTTAGCCTTGTTAGGGGATGACCCATCAGAAAAATCTGAGGAGATTCACCTTCATGAAGCACTAACTGTGCGTTGGAACTATAACCTCACACGAGGTTTGGATGCTCAGGTAAAAACAGCATTATTGGGGAAATACCAAACACCAATCAATTGCGAATTACTCAAAGCACCAGAAATTCTACCTGCATTAGCCGATATACAAATCAAGAAGGATAAGTATCAACGTTTAGGTCAATCTCAATTGGGCGTGGGTCTCACCTCACTAGGTGAAGCTTTGACCCTTCTTCTGAAGGAGAGTGGTTCCCGAAATGAggaattattgaaattattaatagattccggaaaaattttgacagatCTTTTCTTTAATATGTCCCGATCTAGAAGAGCCAACATTGCTCAAAATCTTAATAAGTCTATGAAGGACATAATCCAGAAAGATACACCAGGTCACTTTCTGTTTGGAGAGGACTTAAGTGAACGCATTAAATCTGCAAAGACTTTACAAAAGTCAAGTCAGGACCTCAAAGCGGTACCAGATAAATTAATAGTAAAAACCCCTAAAATCAGTCAAAAAAGAGGGGGGGGGGAGGAACAACTAATTACCCATCCACCTCCAGGTCTTTAAACTCGAGGAGCTCGTTTCGGTCAACGAGGGACCTGAAACAAAAAGGGCGAGATCCTCGACCGTATCAGAGTTACAAAAATTACCGGAGTCGCAGTCCCTCACGCTCCAACAAACGTTAGAGGTAATAGCAGGTAGATTGTCATACTTCAGGACTGAATGGCGAAAAATCACTAATAATCACAAAGTTCTTGAATGGgttaaatcttttaaaatccATTTTGTAGTCGAGCCAATTCAGAATCGACCACCATCTCCTGCGAAATTAAACAAGGAGGAAATGGATGCAATGTCGGTTTCCATAGATGCACTTTTAGGTGAAGGAGTGATTCGTAAGTGTCACCCTTGCACTGACcaatttatatcaaattatttcttggTCAAAAAATCGAATGGCAAGAACCGCTTTatcttgaatttaaaaaatttaaataaacacctGGATCCTTTCCATTTTAAGATGGAGGATATGCGAACAGTTACCAAACTCATAAAAAAGAACTGGGTCATGACATCCATTGATTTGAAAAATgcttattttcttatttctattgACGAAAACTCTAGGAAATATCTTAGGTTTGAATTTAGAAATCACCTATTTGAGTTTGTGTGCATGCCCTTTGCATTGTCGATTGCTCCCTatgttttcacaaaaattatcaaaccAGTTGTAAACTGGTTACGTATGGAGGGAGTTTTTTGTGTGAACTATTtagacgattttttaattttatcagaAAACTATAAAGTTGGTCTAAGAAATACTCACCTAGTATTATCTTTACTAAAATCTCTAGGATTCATTATTAATGTAAAGTTGTATAATACCAAACACAAATTGCAAATTTctaggttttttgtttaactcAAGTGAACTAACAGTAGAATTACCGCATGACAAGAAGCAAGCTATTGTACAGACAATTTTACAGATTAAAGtttgtaagaaattaaaattaggaaAATGGCTCAACTTTTAGGTACTTTAACATCTGCTTGTCCGGCAGTGACGTATGGCTGGTTATACACCAAACATCTCGAACGGGATAAATTCCTTGCCTTAAGCAACTCTAAGGGCAACTATGAATCATATATGCAGCTTTCCATCCAGTCTTTGAAGGATCTCGATTGGTGGACTAACACGATTCCTTCATCTAAGAACAGAATAAGGAATGATGAATTTcatttagaaatatttacgGATAGTTCTTTGACAGGGTGGGGAGCACACTGTAAGGGCACATCTGCTAGTGGCAACTGGCCAATGGACTTACAGCGGgaacatattaattttttataacttttagcAATCTTTCATGGACTAAGATGTTTTGCGAGAAATTGTTCGAATCTGAATATTCTTATTCGTACTGATAACACTACAGCTTTGTcgtatataaataaaatgggtAGTGTACAATATCCAAAATTAAGTTCTCTTGCTCGTGACATTTGGCAGTGATGCAAACATCGTAACTTATGGTTACACGCCTCGTACATTCGTTCAGAATGTAATGATATAGCAGACAAGGAATCTCGAAAGTTGCCTGTAGAAACAGAGTGGTCGCTATCACAAGAGGCATTTACCAAAgtggtaaataaatttggtcaaCCTGAAATTGATCTATTTGCTTCCTTTTATAACACCAAATGTGACACATATGTGTCTTGGAAACACATTGCAACTGATTCGTTTACTATTTCTTGGAgtgattattacttttatgcTTTTCCGCCATTCAGTCTCATTTTAagagttttaaacaaaaatcatgtGATAAAGCAGTGGGGATAGTAATTGTTCCCAAATGGTCATCGCAGCCGTGGTATCCCTTACTATCTAAATTGCTGGTTCAAGctcttttaaatttagaagCAAATCCTCATCTACTTTCTTCTCCTTATAGTTACGAACAACACCCTCTGAGGCTTACTCTGGTTGCCACACTTTTGTCAGGGAAGTTTTTTCTCAGAAGAAAAATACCCGAACAATCAATCCTCATAATGTTGCAGTCTTTGTCGACCGGGACTTTAAAGCAGTATGACTGCACATACAGCAGCTGGTGGCTTTTCTGTTCAAAGTTCAATCTATGTCCTTATACTGCTACTTCCAATGAGGTACTACAATTTTTGCAGGACATATTTacctcaaaaaattatagttatGGGACGTTTAATTCCCATCGCTCAGCTTTATCTTTAATCATTCCTGATATTGGAActaatatttacataaaacgATTTTTGAAGGGGATAGCGCGACTTCGCCCGGTACGTCGCAAATACGACTTTACTTGGGATCCCAGTAAGGTCttagattttttgaataacttgTTTCCTAAGACCAACCTTTCATTGCAAAAACTCACGTACAAATTGATCACGCTGTTAGCACTGATCACTGGACATCGTGTTCAAACACTATCCTTGattaaattatcaaatattCTTAAGATGGATACCAAAATTCAGATCCGAATAAcagaaaacattaaaacgtCTTTACTGACAAAAAACGAACCGTGCCTTCAAATCCCTTTCTTTAACGAACAACCTGGAGTTTGTGCTGCTCTAACCTTATCAGACTATATCCAGAGGACTGCTCAGATTCGTAAAGATGTTGACTCTCTGTTCCTGACAATAAAATCACCTCATAAAGCAGCTAATAAACAAACATTAAGTAAATGGATAAAAACCACATTATCTATGGCTGGAATTAATACTAGTATTTTCTCAGCTCATTCAACTAGACATGCGTCATCATCTGCAGCTTTACGCAAAGGCATTTCATTGGATGTAATCCATAAGACTGCAGATTGGTCCGAAAAGTCACAAACTTTTGCCAAAACCTACAATCTGCCTCTAGCTGCAGAGACCGATTTTCCCAAGGCAATTATGCAATGAGTCATGTGCCTTTTTTCCTTTTCGTTATTAAAAGAATATATGTTTTgtttatctttaattttacaatGTAGACGCTCAAATAAACTTTTGATGTTATTGGGCCCCTTTTCTACGTTGTCACAACCTTTCTCTTTAAACTTCTACCTGTAAGTTATCTTGAGGATGAGGCTGCGCTGGACAATTAAACAGTCAAACGAGAACTTACCGAAGTTCGACTATAATTGTCCTAGCAGCCTCATCCGAAGAGATAACTCCCACCCATCCCAAATTTGAAACCCCGTATATAGGTCGGTTGTGACTTGTTCTTCCAACTTAATGACATTAGCAGCAGAGGATTGGATAGAG
Coding sequences:
- the LOC103314487 gene encoding uncharacterized protein LOC103314487 — translated: MGKSHRSSSRSSSVSSTDAHRRSHRDKSDLERRLRHLERKVRKSRHARKHHTRRSRSTSLSPRHTHERGERTSPLHSSKESEGFDRGTFSRCPTPISLPTNGGEPDVLVCLEPDLEKEVLALLGDDPSEKSEEIHLHEALTVRWNYNLTRGLDAQVKTALLGKYQTPINCELLKAPEILPALADIQIKKDKYQRLGQSQLGVGLTSLGEALTLLLKESGSRNEELLKLLIDSGKILTDLFFNMSRSRRANIAQNLNKSMKDIIQKDTPGHFLFGEDLSERIKSAKTLQKSSQDLKAVPDKLIVKTPKISQKRGGGEEQLITHPPPGL